A single Neospora caninum Liverpool complete genome, chromosome VIIb DNA region contains:
- a CDS encoding Ubiquitin carboxyl-terminal hydrolase, related has translation MDWQSATRKKACVTQDDAKPIWEKFSDPMMVQTEDETWYVVDREFLGNLQLLATYGTSEDPENAGLSAQDLPLKIENKPLLSAASRDKPRATKTTLLDDSVAYAQGERFEVVNEEFWRLLMQHFEVDIEVPRRVYRDGQRLKVEIQPLLLGVYTAENADLAESDCVHVGNLVFSHGDTVEEARRKVLDLVHNETWTVLAGFLGEGAKRPAHLRLLCTDTGRPRTLGEAGVDTEMVFLALPPQAAEALLAKALLAKALPLPAPDMPSETDERRSESPRVNGLHSEDEREGGAVGASRTEKRRPLPLPWEPARPGALEGNLDEMFASGGVCGLANLGNTCFLNSAVQCLSKVLPLSYYFLSGRFVADINEENVMGTQGRLARAYHATLRDMWFGGDSPLAPRDLKAAVGRVREEFLGYNQQDSQELIAFLLDGLHEDLNRIKKKPYYESKIEGGPEKSDAEVAELSWQRHKEINDSVIVDLFQGQYRSRLECPACGKISVTFDPFMYLSLPVPPEWRHQVVFTLAVDSRRPEAFCFQRAFPGNLDYAKAKQVCLDIVARLLSDASTQTLGAEEKETLRSSVLSNVQLKDLSQLSADNVLMLAKNREDLAGVYLSDVNAKVFTAADTVRYRFDRKPSHIFAWLMPARIVQEVEAGSRKDSARGGVEGTMDARPAESTARGDGARGSPGHTSTAETEKAPPTTAAGDGEPSEDRWKALGNYTSGDSEKPSPEATCHRVKKRRSNSFCLGARGLAETDTTFALVLPVFRTPAGDVRPIQRCMPVLLPVAEGATCEEFYKQVEGIYLYGNDEEKLVSRPEANQPQDEEGSPQGQSLINHAVGFIRSFSGQSDLGGARQIKLLVPPGFRVQEAQKSVISQGVNLLANGIGGKASNQPRPLPMDNQLVSANLQPKTGDFVALLYADMGTLTDSEKVGPPEGIRVMGPVEVQPNTDISDCLRLFSEQERLDIENMWYCSSCKEHVQAYKKLDLWKMPKILILHLKRFHNISRFTRSKIGTKVTFPYKAGDYLDMTPYILPESLEMMHAKDQGFAPLYELVAVNVHSGELGGGHYFAYAKLRGRWYDFNDSWVQSVSEDSCHSSDAYMLFYRLKQDES, from the exons atgGACTGGCAgtcggcgacgaggaagaaggcctgCGTCACGCAGGACGACGCGAAGCCCATTTGGGAAAAGTTCTCGGATCCGATGATGGTTCAGACGGAGGACGAAACTTG GTACGTTGTGGACCGAGAATTCCTCGGCAACCTGCAACTCCTGGCGACCTACGGGACATCGGAGGATCCTGAAAACGCTGGACTATCTGCCCAGGACTTGCCGCTGAAAATTGAGAACAAACCGCTACTGAGCGCTgccagcagagacaaacCGCGAGCAACAAAAACCACCCTTCTCGACGACTCAGTCGCATACGCTCAA GGCGAGCGTTTCGAAGTGGTGAACGAAGAGTTCTGGCGCCTGCTGATGCAGCACTTTGAGGTGGACATCGAAGTCCCTCGTCGAGTGTACCGTGACGGCCAGCGGCTGAAAGTCGAGATACAGCCCTTGCTTTTGGGTGTCTATACAGCTGAGAACGCGGACCTCGCAGAGAGTGACTGTGTTCACGTCGGAAatctcgttttctcgcacGGCGACACGGTtgaagaagcgcgaagaaag GTGCTTGACTTGGTGCACAACGAGACGTGGACGGTCTTGGCAGGTTTCCTGGGAGAGGGCGCGAAGCGTCCGGCGCACCTTCGGCTGctgtgtacagacaccgggCGTCCTCGGACGCTCGGCGAAGCAGGCGTCGACACCGAGAtggttttcctcgctcttcccccacaggccgcggaggcgctccTCGCGAAGGCACTCCTCGCGAAggcgctgcctctcccgGCCCCGGACATGCCCAGCGAGACAGATGAGAGGCGGAGTGAGAGTCCGCGCGTGAACGGGCTgcacagcgaagacgagcgcgAGGGTGGAGCTGTCGGAGCCTCGCGCACGGAGAAACGCAGACCCCTGCCGCTTCCCTGGGAACCTGCGAG gccagGCGCGCTCGAGGGAAACCTCGACGAAATGTTCGCGTCTGGCGGCGTCTGCGGCCTCGCAAACTTGGGGAACACCTGCTTCCTCAACTCCGCCGTCCAGTGCCTCTCGAAAGTCCTCCCCCTGTCCTACTACTTCCTCAGCGGGCGTTTCGTCGCCGACATCAACGAGGAAAATGTCATGGGCACGCAAGGCCGCCTCGCTAGGGCCTATCACGCGACGCTGCGG GATATGTGGTTTGGAGGcgactcgcctctcgcgccgcgcGACCTGAAGGCGGCTGTGGGGCGCGTGCGCGAAGAGTTCCTGGGCTACAACCAGCAAGACTCGCAAGAGTTGATTGCCTTTCTGCTCGACGGCCTCCACGAGGACCTGAACCGCATCAAGAAGAAGCCGTACTACGAG TCAAAGATCGAAGGGGGCCCGGAGAAGTCGGACGCGGAAGTTGCGGAGCTTTCGTGGCAGCGCCACAAGGAAATCAACGATTCAGTGATTGTGGATTTGTTTCAAGGCCAGTATCGCTCGCGTCTGGAGTGTCCTGCATGCGGGAAAATCTCGGTGACGTTCGATCCCTTcatgtatctctctctccccgtccctcCCGAGTGGCGTCACCAAGTTGTCTTCACCCTTGCCGTTGATTCCCGGCGGCCCGAAGCCTTCTGCTTCCAGCGCGCCTTCCCAGGAAACCTCGACTACGCCAAGGCCAAACAAGTTTGCCTC GACATTGTTGCTCGGCTCCTCTCGGATGCTTCGACGCAAACACTCGGcgccgaggaaaaggaaacctTGCGGTCGAGCGTCTTGTCGA ACGTCCAGTTGAAGGATCTCTCGCAGCTCAGTGCCGACAACGTTCTCATGCTCGCGAAGAACAGGGAAGACCTCGCAGGGGTCTACCTGTCGGACGTGAACGCGAAGGTTTTCACTGCCGCGGACACT GTGAGGTACAGGTTCGATAGAAAACCTTCGCACATCTTTGCGTGGCTGATGCCAGCGCGAATCGTCCAG GAAGTAGAGGCAGGATCCCGAAAGGACTCTGCGAGGGGCGGTGTCGAGGGAACAATGGACGCCCGCCCGGCTGagtcgacagcgagaggagacggcgctcGAGGATCCCCCGGGCACACGAGCAccgcagagacggagaaggctcCTCCGACGACTGCGgctggcgacggcgagccgaGCGAAGACAGGTGGAAGGCGTTGGGAAATTACACGTCAGGTGACAGCGAGAAGCCCTCTCCAGAAGCAACGTGTCATCGCgtcaagaagagaagg TCAAACAGTTTCTGCCTTGGCGCGAGAGGCCTTGCCGAGACCGACACAACTTTTGCACTAGTCCTCCCTGTCTTCAGAACGCCTGCTGGAG ATGTTAGGCCAATCCAGCGGTGTATGCCAGTTTTGTTGCCTGTCGCGGAGGGCGCTACGTGCGAGGAATTTTACAAACAAGTGGAAGGCATCTACCTCTATGGCAACGATGAAGAGAAGTTGGTCTCGCGGCCGGAAGCGAATCAGCCACAGGACGAAGAGGGGAGCCCGCAGGGGCAGTCCCTGATCAATCACGCCGTTGGATTCATTCGGAGCTTCTCAGGGCAGTCGGACCTGGGCGGGGCGCGGCAGATCAAGCTGCTAGTG CCTCCAGGCTTTCGCGTTCAGGAAGCGCAGAAAAGCGTCATCAGTCAGGGCGTTAATCTGTTGGCGAACGGCAttggagggaaggcgagtAACCAGCCGCGGCCACTGCCAATGGACAACCAGCTTGTGTCGGCGAACCTGCAACCCAAGACGGGAGACTTT GTGGCCTTACTCTACGCCGACATGGGGACGTTGACGGACAGCGAGAAGGTGGGGCCCCCCGAAGGCATTCGCGTGATGGGGCCTGTGGAGGTGCAACCAAACACGGACATCTCCGATTGCCTACGCCTCTTCTCGGAACAAGAGCGACTGGACATCGAAAATATGTG GTACTGCAGCTCGTGCAAGGAGCATGTTCAGGCGTACAAGAAGCTAGACCTATGGAAAATGCCCAAGATTCTAATACTCCATCTGAAGCGTTTTCACAACATCAG TCGATTTACGCGATCTAAAATCGGCACGAAGGTCACATTCCCGTACAAAG CCGGTGACTACCTGGACATGACCCCGTACATTCTCCCTGAAAGCCTGGAAAtgatgcatgcaaaggaT CAAGGGTTTGCGCCCCTTTACGAGCTGGTGGCGGTGAACGTTCATTCCGGGGAGCTCGGCGGAGGCCACTACTTTGCCTACGCAAAGCTGCGAGGACGGTG GTACGACTTCAACGATTCTTGGGTGCAGTCCGTCTCAGAAG ACTCCTGCCATTCTTCGGACGCGTACATGCTTTTCTACCGGCTCAAGCAGGACGAATCCTAG
- a CDS encoding NAD binding domain of 6-phosphogluconate dehydrogenase — protein MESNSSAGHDGLQAARATLVECTPGKTQIGFIGLGVMGRSMATHLLRAGYRMKVYNRTPQKCAPLEKLGAVVARSYREAAEGSDVVISIVGHPEDVEQVYLGPEGALEALREGGVIVDMTTSTPSLAQRLHEAAQKKRVFSLDAPVSGGDVGAREARLSIMAGGDKEAFLAVSPVFEILGKQITFCGGPGTGQHTKMTNQILIATNMIGVVEALLYARRMGLDLEKTLAAVSTGAAGSWSLANYAPRILRGDYEPGFFVEHFVKDMQIALTEARRANLALPGLALAHQLYVSVMALGFGKKGIQALQLALDNLNNLRQTNN, from the exons ATGGAGAGTAATTCTTCAGCGGGCCATGACGGCCTCCAAGCCGCTCGCGCTACCCTGGTCGAGTGCACCCCTGGAAAAACGCAAATCG GATTCATCGGTTTGGGGGTTATGGGTCGGTCGATGGCGACTCATCTCTTGAGAGCAGGCTACCGGATGAAAGTTTACAA TCGCACTCCGCAAAAgtgcgcgcctctcgagaaGTTGGGCGCCGTCGTGGCGAGAAGTTACCGAGAAGCtgcggaaggaagcgacgtGGTCATCAGCATCGTCGGTCACCCCGAGGACGTCGAACAAGTCTAct TGGGACCTGAGGGTGCTCTGGAGGCTctgcgcgaaggcggcgTCATTGTCGACATGACCACGAGCACGCCGAGCCTTGCGCAGCGCCTGCACGAGGCAGCtcagaagaaacgcgtcttctctctcgacgctCCAGTTTCCGGCG GCGATGTCGGCgctcgcgaggcgcgcctgTCGATCATGgcgggaggagacaaggaggctttcctcgccgtctcgcctgtGTTTGAGATTCTCGGGAAGCAAATCACCTTCTGTGGCGGCCCCGGCACAG gccaGCACACGAAGATGACAAATCAAATCTTGATCGCCACCAACATGATCGGAGTAGTCGAAG CGCTTTTGTATGCGAGACGCATGGGCTTGGATCTAGAAAAAACGCTCGCCGCAGTCTCCACTGGCGCCGCAGGAAGCTG GTCCCTGGCGAACTACGCACCCCGCATTCTGAGAGGCGACTACGAGCCAGGCTTCTTCGTGGAGCACTTTGTGAAAGACATGCAGATCGCCCTCACGGAGGCTCGCCGAGCAAACCTCGCCCTCCcag GTCTCGCCTTGGCGCACCAGCTGTATGTGTCGGTGATGGCTCTTGGTTTCGGCAAGAAGGGAATTCAAGCTCTCCAACTTGCTCTGGACAATTTGAACAATTTGCGACAAACAAACAACTGA